Proteins from a genomic interval of Xanthomonas sp. AM6:
- the cutA gene encoding divalent-cation tolerance protein CutA encodes MSSPPLRVLFSTCPDAASAARIAQALVDERLAACVNRLPGVQATYRWQDTVEQAEEVLLLIKTAADRVPALQRRLGELHPYAVPELIEVEVAGGLPAYLQWVYAETREEP; translated from the coding sequence ATGTCTTCGCCCCCACTCCGCGTGCTGTTCAGCACCTGCCCCGATGCGGCCAGCGCCGCGCGGATCGCCCAGGCCTTGGTCGACGAACGCCTGGCCGCGTGCGTGAACCGCCTGCCCGGCGTGCAGGCCACCTACCGCTGGCAGGACACCGTGGAGCAGGCCGAGGAAGTGCTGCTGCTGATCAAGACCGCCGCCGACCGCGTCCCCGCGTTGCAGCGGCGGCTGGGCGAACTGCACCCCTACGCCGTGCCCGAGCTGATCGAGGTCGAGGTCGCCGGCGGCCTGCCCGCCTACCTGCAGTGGGTGTACGCCGAAACCCGTGAGGAACCGTAA
- the groL gene encoding chaperonin GroEL (60 kDa chaperone family; promotes refolding of misfolded polypeptides especially under stressful conditions; forms two stacked rings of heptamers to form a barrel-shaped 14mer; ends can be capped by GroES; misfolded proteins enter the barrel where they are refolded when GroES binds) — MAAKDIRFGEDARSRMVRGVNILANAVKATLGPKGRNVVLEKSFGAPTITKDGVSVAKEIELADKFENMGAQMVKEVASKTSDNAGDGTTTATVLAQALIREGSKAVAAGMNPMDLKRGIDKAVVAAVAELKKISKPTADDKAIAQVGTISANSDESIGNIIADAMKKVGKEGVITVEEGSGLENELDVVEGMQFDRGYLSPYFINNQQSQSADLDDPFILLHDKKISNVRDLLPVLEGVAKAGKPLLIVAEEVEGEALATLVVNTIRGIVKVVAVKAPGFGDRRKAMLEDMAVLTGGTVISEEVGLALEKATIKDLGRAKKVQVSKENTTIIDGAGETTGIESRIKQIKAQIEETSSDYDREKLQERVAKLAGGVAVIKVGASTEIEMKEKKARVEDALHATRAAVEEGVVPGGGVALVRALTAIGELKGANEDQTHGIQIALRAMEAPLREIVTNAGEEPSVILNRVKEGTGNFGYNAANGEFGDMVEFGILDPTKVTRSALQNAASIAGLMITTEAMVADAPKKEEPAAGGGMGGGMGGMGGMDF, encoded by the coding sequence ATGGCTGCCAAAGATATCCGTTTCGGTGAAGACGCTCGTTCGCGCATGGTGCGCGGCGTCAACATCCTCGCCAATGCCGTCAAGGCCACCCTGGGCCCGAAGGGCCGCAACGTCGTGCTCGAGAAGAGCTTCGGCGCCCCGACCATCACCAAGGACGGCGTCTCCGTCGCCAAGGAAATCGAGCTTGCCGACAAGTTCGAGAACATGGGCGCGCAGATGGTGAAGGAAGTCGCCTCCAAGACCTCCGACAACGCCGGCGACGGCACCACCACCGCCACCGTGCTGGCGCAGGCGCTGATCCGCGAAGGTTCCAAGGCGGTCGCCGCCGGCATGAACCCGATGGACCTCAAGCGCGGCATCGACAAGGCCGTCGTGGCCGCCGTGGCCGAGCTGAAGAAGATCAGCAAGCCCACCGCCGACGACAAGGCGATCGCCCAGGTCGGCACCATCTCGGCCAACTCCGACGAGTCGATCGGCAATATCATCGCCGACGCGATGAAGAAGGTCGGCAAGGAAGGCGTGATCACCGTCGAGGAAGGCTCGGGCCTGGAGAACGAGCTGGACGTGGTCGAGGGCATGCAGTTCGACCGCGGCTACCTGTCGCCGTACTTCATCAACAACCAGCAGAGCCAGTCGGCCGACCTGGACGACCCGTTCATCCTGCTGCACGACAAGAAGATCTCCAACGTGCGTGACCTGCTGCCCGTGCTGGAAGGCGTGGCCAAGGCCGGCAAGCCGCTGCTGATCGTCGCCGAGGAAGTGGAAGGCGAAGCGCTGGCGACCCTGGTGGTCAACACCATCCGCGGCATCGTCAAGGTCGTGGCGGTCAAGGCCCCGGGCTTCGGCGACCGTCGCAAGGCGATGCTGGAGGACATGGCCGTGCTGACCGGCGGCACCGTGATCTCCGAGGAAGTGGGCCTGGCGCTGGAGAAGGCGACCATCAAGGACCTGGGCCGCGCCAAGAAGGTGCAGGTCTCCAAGGAGAACACCACCATCATCGACGGCGCCGGCGAAACCACCGGCATCGAGTCGCGCATCAAGCAGATCAAGGCGCAGATCGAAGAGACCTCTTCGGACTACGACCGTGAGAAGCTGCAGGAGCGCGTGGCCAAGCTGGCCGGCGGCGTGGCGGTGATCAAGGTCGGCGCTTCGACCGAGATCGAGATGAAGGAAAAGAAGGCGCGCGTCGAAGACGCCCTGCACGCGACCCGTGCGGCCGTGGAAGAAGGCGTGGTCCCGGGCGGCGGTGTGGCCCTGGTGCGCGCGCTGACCGCGATCGGCGAGCTGAAGGGCGCCAACGAAGATCAGACCCACGGCATCCAGATCGCGCTGCGCGCGATGGAAGCGCCGCTGCGCGAGATCGTCACCAACGCCGGCGAAGAGCCGTCGGTGATCCTGAACCGGGTCAAGGAAGGCACCGGCAACTTCGGCTACAACGCCGCCAACGGTGAGTTCGGCGACATGGTCGAGTTCGGCATCCTGGACCCGACCAAGGTGACCCGTTCGGCGCTGCAGAACGCCGCGTCGATCGCCGGCCTGATGATCACCACCGAAGCGATGGTGGCCGATGCGCCGAAGAAGGAAGAGCCGGCCGCCGGTGGCGGCATGGGCGGCGGCATGGGCGGCATGGGCGGCATGGATTTCTGA
- a CDS encoding endonuclease: MKPSAVALPLACLLALAGHAQAAVFINELHYDDATAAGDTGEGVEIVATAGESLSGYKVYLYNGSSPGSAAVYATTSVPAGSLVTCGGQVRIATVGYASNGVQNGPNDGLALVDGSGQVVQFLSYEGAITGGGGPAAGLGSQNLPVSESNSTAAGTSLQLRGSNGSAAADFSWAGSSASSFGACNSGQTFSGGSSNAAPSVTATTPAQGASNFPAAGDLAVTFSEAVTLASGAFGLSCSQSGTVALSYPSSGSQFAISTDTALAAGESCSLSILAARVSDAGGAHPAQDSSIAFSVASGGGGTSGYYSRVNTANASQLRCSLHETIKGHTVYPYSSSSGTSTWTILEIADEDPNNSGRILDAYRNRSYAKGTDRAGSGSGLKYNREHSWPNSLGFGSASGDKGLPYAPYTDTHMLYLTDATWNADRGNKPYANCDSNCGERITEANAGFGGGSGSYPGNSNWVRTPDGNGGSFEVWNHRKGDMARAVMYMAIRYEGGTDAATGQSEPDLELTDDRSKIVQTSSSPAYMGLLSTLVAWSQQDPPDAAERARNEVIYSFQGNRNPFIDHPEWATSGLFTSAKPASCQLLD, from the coding sequence ATGAAGCCATCCGCCGTTGCGCTACCTCTTGCCTGTCTGCTGGCCCTGGCCGGCCACGCCCAGGCCGCCGTGTTCATCAACGAACTGCACTACGACGACGCCACCGCCGCCGGCGATACCGGCGAGGGCGTGGAGATCGTCGCCACCGCCGGCGAGAGCCTGAGCGGCTACAAGGTCTACCTGTACAACGGCAGCAGCCCCGGCAGCGCCGCGGTCTATGCCACGACCTCGGTGCCCGCCGGCAGCCTGGTCACCTGCGGCGGGCAGGTGCGCATCGCCACCGTCGGCTATGCCAGCAACGGCGTGCAGAACGGCCCCAACGACGGCCTGGCGCTGGTCGACGGCAGCGGCCAGGTGGTGCAGTTCCTCAGCTACGAGGGCGCGATCACCGGCGGCGGCGGCCCCGCCGCCGGCCTGGGCAGCCAGAACCTGCCGGTCAGCGAGAGCAACAGCACCGCGGCGGGCACCTCGCTGCAACTGCGCGGCAGCAACGGCAGCGCCGCGGCCGACTTCAGCTGGGCGGGCAGTTCGGCCAGCAGCTTCGGCGCCTGCAACAGCGGCCAGACCTTCAGCGGCGGCAGCAGCAACGCCGCCCCGTCGGTGACCGCGACCACCCCGGCGCAGGGCGCCAGCAACTTCCCGGCCGCCGGCGACCTGGCGGTGACCTTCAGCGAGGCGGTGACCCTGGCCAGCGGCGCGTTCGGCCTGAGTTGCAGCCAGTCCGGCACGGTGGCGCTGAGCTACCCGAGCAGCGGCAGCCAGTTCGCGATCTCCACCGACACCGCGCTGGCCGCCGGCGAGAGCTGCAGCCTGAGCATCCTGGCCGCGCGGGTCAGCGACGCCGGCGGCGCGCATCCGGCGCAGGACAGCAGCATCGCCTTCAGCGTCGCCAGCGGCGGCGGCGGGACCAGCGGCTACTACTCCCGGGTCAACACCGCCAACGCCAGCCAGTTGCGCTGCTCGCTGCACGAGACGATCAAGGGCCACACCGTCTACCCGTACAGCAGCAGCTCGGGCACCAGCACCTGGACCATCCTGGAGATCGCCGACGAGGACCCGAACAACAGCGGGCGCATCCTCGACGCCTACCGCAACCGCAGCTACGCCAAGGGCACCGACCGCGCCGGCAGCGGCAGCGGGCTGAAGTACAACCGCGAGCACAGCTGGCCCAACTCGCTGGGCTTCGGCTCGGCCAGCGGCGACAAGGGCCTGCCCTACGCGCCGTACACCGACACGCACATGCTGTACCTCACCGACGCCACCTGGAACGCGGACCGCGGCAACAAGCCCTACGCGAACTGCGACAGCAACTGCGGCGAACGCATCACCGAGGCCAACGCCGGCTTCGGCGGCGGCAGCGGCAGCTACCCGGGCAATTCCAACTGGGTGCGCACCCCGGACGGCAACGGCGGCAGCTTCGAGGTGTGGAACCACCGCAAGGGCGACATGGCGCGCGCGGTGATGTACATGGCGATCCGCTACGAAGGCGGCACCGATGCGGCCACCGGGCAGTCCGAGCCGGACCTGGAACTGACCGACGACCGCAGCAAGATCGTGCAGACCTCGTCCTCGCCGGCTTACATGGGCCTGCTGTCGACGCTGGTCGCGTGGAGCCAGCAGGATCCGCCGGACGCCGCCGAGCGCGCCCGCAACGAAGTGATCTACAGCTTCCAGGGCAACCGCAATCCGTTCATCGACCATCCGGAGTGGGCGACCTCCGGGCTGTTCACCTCGGCCAAGCCGGCGAGCTGCCAGCTGCTCGACTGA
- a CDS encoding co-chaperone GroES, whose protein sequence is MSIKPLHDRVVVKPIEADEISAGGIVIPDSAKEKSTKGEIVAIGSGKPLDNGSVRAPAVKVGDKVIYGQYAGSSYKSEGVEYKVLREDDILAIVG, encoded by the coding sequence ATGAGCATCAAGCCGCTTCACGACCGCGTCGTAGTCAAGCCGATCGAAGCCGACGAAATTTCCGCCGGCGGCATCGTGATCCCGGATTCGGCCAAGGAAAAGTCCACCAAGGGCGAGATCGTGGCCATCGGCAGCGGCAAGCCGCTGGACAACGGCAGCGTCCGCGCCCCGGCGGTCAAGGTTGGCGACAAGGTCATCTACGGCCAGTACGCCGGTTCCAGCTACAAGTCCGAAGGCGTCGAGTACAAGGTGCTGCGCGAAGACGACATCCTGGCGATCGTCGGCTAA
- a CDS encoding 3-deoxy-7-phosphoheptulonate synthase, translating to MAPHTDDLRIRKIEPLTPPAQLLSLLPCDEEASQTVATSRAALHEILHGHDDRLAVVIGPCSIHDPVAAMDYAQRLRPLRETYGDALEIVMRVYFEKPRTTVGWKGLINDPNLDGSFDINKGLRVARGLLRDINRLGLPAGVEFLDIISPQYIADLVAWGAIGARTTESQVHREMASGLSCPVGFKNGTGGDVKIAVDAVGAASHPHHFLAVTKDGQTAVAATTGNPDCHVILRGGKQPNYDAASVEAAALALEKAGLSARLMVDASHANSGKNPENQPKVVEDIAAQLEAGQTRIVGVMVESHLVGGRQELVDGQPLVYGQSITDGCIDWDSSVQVLERLAQAVRTRRQARLSQAA from the coding sequence ATGGCTCCCCACACCGACGATCTGCGCATCCGCAAGATCGAACCGCTGACCCCGCCCGCCCAGTTGCTGTCGCTGCTGCCCTGCGACGAAGAGGCCTCGCAGACCGTCGCGACCTCGCGCGCGGCGCTGCACGAGATCCTGCATGGCCACGACGACCGCCTGGCGGTGGTGATCGGTCCGTGCTCGATCCACGACCCGGTCGCGGCGATGGACTACGCGCAGCGCCTGCGCCCGCTGCGTGAGACCTACGGCGATGCGCTGGAGATCGTGATGCGGGTGTACTTCGAGAAGCCGCGCACCACGGTCGGCTGGAAGGGCCTGATCAACGACCCCAACCTGGACGGCAGCTTCGACATCAACAAGGGCCTGCGCGTGGCGCGCGGCCTGCTGCGCGACATCAACCGCCTCGGCCTGCCGGCCGGCGTCGAATTCCTCGACATCATTTCCCCGCAGTACATCGCCGACCTGGTGGCCTGGGGCGCGATCGGCGCGCGCACCACCGAGAGCCAGGTGCACCGGGAAATGGCCTCGGGGCTGTCGTGCCCGGTCGGGTTCAAGAACGGCACCGGCGGCGACGTCAAGATCGCGGTCGACGCGGTCGGCGCGGCCTCGCACCCGCACCATTTCCTGGCGGTGACCAAGGACGGGCAGACCGCGGTCGCCGCGACCACCGGCAATCCGGATTGCCACGTGATCCTGCGCGGCGGCAAGCAGCCCAACTACGACGCGGCCAGCGTGGAGGCGGCCGCGCTGGCGCTGGAGAAGGCCGGGCTGTCGGCGCGGCTGATGGTCGATGCCAGCCACGCCAACAGCGGCAAGAATCCGGAGAACCAGCCGAAGGTGGTCGAGGACATCGCCGCGCAGCTGGAAGCCGGGCAGACCCGCATCGTCGGGGTGATGGTGGAGAGCCACCTGGTCGGTGGGCGGCAGGAACTGGTCGACGGCCAGCCGCTGGTCTACGGGCAGAGCATCACCGACGGCTGCATCGATTGGGACAGCTCGGTGCAGGTGCTGGAGCGGCTGGCGCAGGCGGTGCGCACGCGGCGCCAGGCGCGGTTGTCGCAGGCGGCCTGA
- a CDS encoding GIY-YIG nuclease family protein: MADSTPWFLYLLECRNGSYYAGITVDLEARFQAHLRGTGAKYTRANPPLRLLASRAYPDRAAASRAEWALKQLPRARKLAFLHALDDSAAPVAAPADA, encoded by the coding sequence ATGGCCGACTCCACGCCCTGGTTCCTGTATCTGCTCGAATGTCGCAACGGCAGCTACTACGCGGGCATCACCGTCGACCTCGAGGCGCGCTTCCAGGCGCATCTGCGCGGCACCGGCGCCAAGTACACCCGCGCCAACCCGCCGCTGCGGCTGCTGGCCAGCCGCGCCTACCCGGACCGCGCCGCCGCCTCGCGCGCCGAATGGGCGCTCAAGCAACTGCCGCGCGCGCGCAAACTGGCGTTCCTGCACGCGCTGGACGACAGCGCGGCGCCGGTCGCGGCGCCTGCCGACGCATAG
- a CDS encoding winged helix-turn-helix domain-containing protein: MNSLSDRSIPSSFADLASLLADRRRAAMLLALMDGRALTATELAAESEIAASTASGHLSQLVAGGILDVVKQGRHRYFRLRDAQTAAAIETLMGLSARAHGAGCATGPDDSALRYARVCYDHLAGTCGVRLLQRLCEATYLVADSTGLRLTEPGLAWCRTIGVDTAPWQGQRRAACRHCLDWSERRMHLAGALGAALLQRLLDLGHLQRQSQGRALRIDAAGERFIDTLALP, from the coding sequence ATGAATTCGCTTTCCGATCGTTCCATCCCGTCGAGTTTTGCCGACCTTGCCTCGCTGCTCGCCGACCGGCGGCGTGCGGCGATGCTGCTGGCGCTGATGGACGGACGCGCGTTGACCGCCACCGAGCTGGCCGCGGAAAGCGAGATCGCCGCGTCGACCGCCAGCGGGCATCTGAGCCAGTTGGTCGCCGGCGGCATCCTGGACGTGGTCAAGCAGGGCCGGCACCGCTATTTCCGCCTGCGCGACGCGCAGACCGCCGCCGCCATCGAAACCTTGATGGGCCTCAGCGCGCGCGCCCATGGCGCGGGCTGCGCCACCGGCCCCGACGACAGCGCGCTGCGCTACGCCCGCGTTTGCTACGACCATCTCGCCGGCACATGCGGGGTACGGCTGTTGCAACGACTGTGCGAAGCCACCTATCTGGTCGCCGACAGCACCGGCTTGCGTCTTACCGAACCCGGTCTCGCCTGGTGCCGGACAATCGGCGTAGACACCGCGCCATGGCAGGGCCAGCGCCGCGCCGCCTGTCGCCACTGCCTGGACTGGAGCGAACGGCGCATGCACCTGGCCGGTGCGCTGGGGGCCGCACTGCTGCAACGGCTACTGGATCTGGGCCATCTGCAACGGCAAAGCCAGGGCCGCGCACTTCGCATCGACGCGGCTGGCGAGCGTTTCATCGACACATTGGCGTTGCCCTAG
- a CDS encoding DUF6058 family natural product biosynthesis protein: MPCTEAFPSAALHSGGLHREHAMHSLDAYLQQHYLEAAHFAAHCGIDPAELDALIAGQSIPAPSYVVSGGTTVHSAVFGALPAPGARDGRYFHPAMAPWVARARHLRASFGDAAVPERMRDMFARNLRTALARCDRTLWRLPDSFDADGAERSAGLERRLQAMWAHFLQGTYGLCVAMPNDEAAIAYKDILQEKLVALSDNGSRERFDAGERERLLQLIDAYAQASMPFSPVEFPRSSRKRLVDDLRARLLASGNA, translated from the coding sequence TTGCCGTGCACCGAAGCATTTCCCAGCGCGGCCCTGCACTCTGGCGGTCTTCACCGCGAACACGCCATGCATTCTCTCGACGCTTACCTGCAACAGCACTACCTGGAGGCCGCGCATTTCGCGGCGCACTGCGGTATCGACCCTGCCGAATTGGACGCGTTGATCGCAGGGCAATCGATACCGGCACCCAGCTACGTGGTCAGCGGCGGCACTACCGTGCATTCGGCGGTGTTCGGCGCGCTGCCGGCGCCGGGCGCGCGCGACGGCCGCTATTTCCATCCGGCCATGGCGCCGTGGGTGGCCCGCGCGCGCCATCTGCGCGCAAGCTTCGGCGATGCCGCGGTTCCCGAACGGATGCGCGACATGTTCGCGCGCAACCTGCGCACCGCGCTCGCTCGCTGCGACCGCACGCTGTGGCGCTTACCCGACAGCTTCGACGCCGACGGCGCCGAACGCAGCGCCGGCCTGGAACGCCGTCTGCAGGCCATGTGGGCGCATTTTCTGCAGGGGACCTATGGCTTGTGCGTGGCCATGCCCAACGACGAGGCCGCGATCGCATACAAGGACATCCTGCAGGAGAAGCTGGTCGCGCTCAGCGACAACGGCAGCCGCGAAAGGTTCGATGCAGGCGAACGCGAACGGCTGCTGCAGCTGATCGATGCCTACGCACAGGCATCGATGCCGTTCTCGCCAGTCGAATTCCCGCGCAGCAGCCGCAAACGGCTCGTGGACGACCTACGCGCGCGGCTGCTCGCCTCGGGCAACGCATGA
- a CDS encoding acetyl-CoA hydrolase/transferase family protein: MSAERILHARLRERIVTAEAAAALIQPGETVAMSGFTGSGYPKAVPIALAQRIEAAHLQGQAFKIQLMTGASTAPELDGALAKADGIALRMPFQTDPDARQRINAGTLDYIDIHLSHVAQHVWFGFYGEIDTAVVEVAGIREDGSLIPSTSIGNNKTWLDLAKKVIVEVNDWQPAGIDGMHDVYYGTALPPQRKPIPLLHADDRIGEPSLRCDPDKIVAVVRTHGPDRNSPFTPADATSERIAAHLIDFLKHEVGKARLPANLLPLQSGVGNIPNAVLAGLASSGFRDLSAFTEVIQDGMLDLLRSGVLKVASCTGFALSPEANEEFKRNIDFYRQRIILRTQEISNHPELVRRLGCIAMNGMIEADLYGNVNSTHVMGSRIMNGIGGSGDFARNSFLSIFLSPSTAKHGSISALVPMVSHVDHTEHDVSIIVTEHGLADLRGLPPRHRARQLIDHCVDPSYRAQLEDYFDRALRDSYGKHTPHLLPEALSWHQRWLDTGTMQSTG; encoded by the coding sequence ATGTCCGCCGAACGCATCCTCCACGCGCGCCTGCGCGAGCGCATCGTCACCGCCGAGGCCGCCGCCGCGCTGATCCAACCCGGCGAGACCGTGGCGATGAGCGGCTTCACCGGCTCCGGCTACCCGAAGGCGGTGCCGATCGCGCTGGCGCAGCGGATCGAGGCCGCGCACCTGCAGGGCCAGGCGTTCAAGATCCAGTTGATGACCGGCGCCTCCACCGCGCCGGAACTGGACGGCGCGCTGGCCAAGGCCGACGGCATCGCCCTGCGCATGCCGTTCCAGACCGACCCGGACGCGCGCCAGCGCATCAATGCCGGCACCCTGGACTACATCGACATCCACCTCAGCCACGTCGCCCAGCATGTGTGGTTCGGCTTCTACGGCGAGATCGACACCGCGGTGGTGGAAGTGGCCGGCATCCGCGAGGACGGCAGCCTGATCCCGTCGACCTCGATCGGCAACAACAAGACCTGGCTGGACCTGGCCAAGAAGGTGATCGTCGAGGTCAACGACTGGCAGCCGGCCGGCATCGACGGCATGCACGACGTGTACTACGGCACCGCGCTGCCGCCGCAGCGCAAGCCGATCCCGCTGCTGCACGCCGACGACCGCATCGGCGAGCCGTCGTTGCGCTGCGACCCGGACAAGATCGTGGCGGTGGTGCGCACCCACGGCCCGGACCGCAACAGTCCGTTCACGCCGGCCGACGCCACCAGCGAGCGCATCGCCGCGCACCTGATCGACTTCCTCAAGCACGAAGTCGGCAAGGCCCGGCTGCCGGCCAACCTGCTGCCGCTGCAGTCGGGCGTGGGCAACATCCCCAACGCGGTGCTGGCCGGACTGGCCAGCAGCGGCTTCCGCGACCTGAGCGCCTTCACCGAGGTGATCCAGGACGGCATGCTCGACCTGCTGCGCAGCGGCGTGCTCAAGGTCGCCTCGTGCACCGGCTTCGCGCTGAGCCCGGAGGCCAACGAGGAGTTCAAGCGCAACATCGACTTCTACCGCCAGCGCATCATCCTGCGCACGCAGGAGATCTCCAACCATCCGGAACTGGTGCGGCGGCTGGGCTGCATCGCGATGAACGGCATGATCGAGGCCGACCTGTACGGCAACGTCAACTCCACCCACGTGATGGGCAGCCGCATCATGAACGGCATCGGCGGCTCCGGCGATTTCGCCCGCAACAGCTTCCTGTCGATCTTCCTCAGCCCCAGCACCGCCAAGCACGGCAGCATCTCCGCGCTCGTGCCGATGGTCAGCCACGTCGACCACACCGAGCACGACGTCTCGATCATCGTCACCGAACACGGCCTGGCCGACCTGCGCGGCCTGCCGCCGCGGCACCGCGCCCGCCAGCTGATCGACCACTGCGTGGACCCGAGCTACCGCGCGCAGCTGGAAGACTATTTCGACCGCGCGCTGCGCGACAGCTACGGCAAGCACACCCCGCACCTGCTGCCCGAGGCGCTGTCCTGGCACCAGCGCTGGCTGGATACCGGGACGATGCAGAGCACCGGCTGA